Proteins encoded together in one Diabrotica undecimpunctata isolate CICGRU chromosome 3, icDiaUnde3, whole genome shotgun sequence window:
- the LOC140436886 gene encoding proteasome subunit beta type-3-like, whose product MSILAYNGGAMVAMKGENCVAIAADRRFGIQAQTVATNFRKIFEMGPHLYVGLPGLATDTQTVMEKLRFRKNLYELKENRKISPKVFASMISNMLYEKRFGPFFVEPVIAGLLPDTYEPFICNMDLIGCINQPSDFVVGGTASAQLYGMCEALWEPNLGPEDLFETISQALINAFDRDAISGWGATVYIIEKDKVTIKNLKTRMD is encoded by the exons ATG TCCATTCTAGCTTACAATGGTGGTGCTATGGTGGCGATGAAGGGAGAAAACTGTGTAGCCATTGCAGCAGATAGGCGATTTGGTATTCAAGCCCAAACAGTAGCTACAAATTTCCGAAAAATCTTTGAAATGGGACCACATTTATATGTAGGTCTTCCAGGATTAGCAACAGATACTCAAACAGTTATGGAAAAACTCCGTTTCCGAAAAAACTTGTATGAACTTAAGGAAAATCGAAAAATATCTCCAAAAGTATTTGCGTCTATGATATCAAATATGTTGTATGAAAAAAGATTTGGTCCATTTTTTGTGGAACCTGTAATAGCTGGACTTCTACCTGATACTTATGAACCTTTTATCTGTAATATGGATTTAATTGGTTGTATAAACCAACCTTCAGACTTTGTTGTTGGTGGAACAGCCTCAGCACAGTTGTATGGTATGTGTGAAGCACTTTGGGAACCTAACCTAGGACCTGAAGATCTTTTTGAAACAATCTCTCAAGCACTCATTAATGCCTTTGACAGAGATGCCATTTCTGGTTGGGGAGCTACAGTGTACATCAT AGAAAAAGATAAGGTGACTATAAAAAATTTGAAGACACGTATGGACTAG